One part of the Streptococcus sp. oral taxon 431 genome encodes these proteins:
- a CDS encoding peptide ABC transporter substrate-binding protein, giving the protein MKTKKWMLTAGVVLSTAVLLVACGKADKEADAPTTFSYVYGVDPSSLDYSIATRTSTTDIIGNVVDGLLENDEYGNLIPSLAEDWSVSQDGLTYTYKLRKGVKWYTSEGEEYAEVTAHDFVTGLKHVADGKSDGVTLIQNSIKGLNEYMTGETNDFSTVGVKAVDDYTVEYTLNAPETFWNSKVTSATMLPVNEEFLKASGKNYGTVSPAGILYNGPYILKTLTSKSLIEYEKNPNYWDKEKVKIEKVKLTYYDGSDQESLIRSFSSGVYTTARLFPSSSNFASTLEQYGDKITYSPQDSTSYYFTFNVNRQSFNKTAKTSEEQKTSTKEAMLNKDFRQAINFAFNRHSYAAQLNGEDGADKIIRNSLVPDNFVQSGGKNFGDIAQKELVNYGDQWKGVELVDGKDTIYNPDKAKASFEKAKKELEAKGVTFPIHLDVPVEQTNTIAVQQSNSFKQSIESTLGSENVVIDVLQMTDNEKESITSQARVPAQKDYDLNNTGWAPSYQDPASYLNIMDPKTGSAMKHLGITKGKDKEVVAQLGLDQYKKLLDDAVSETNDLNKRYEKYAKAQAWLTDSSLLIPTASSGGSPVVSNIVPFSKPYSQVGIKGDPYIFKGMKLQKEIVTAKEYQAALEKWQKEKLESNNKYQKELESHVK; this is encoded by the coding sequence ATGAAAACGAAAAAGTGGATGTTAACAGCAGGAGTGGTCCTGAGTACAGCAGTTCTTCTTGTAGCTTGTGGTAAAGCCGACAAGGAAGCAGATGCGCCTACAACTTTCTCTTATGTCTATGGAGTAGACCCATCATCTTTGGACTACAGTATCGCAACTCGTACTTCAACAACTGATATCATCGGTAACGTCGTTGATGGTTTGTTGGAAAACGATGAATATGGGAATTTGATTCCTTCCCTCGCTGAGGATTGGAGTGTCTCACAAGACGGTTTGACTTATACTTATAAACTTCGTAAAGGGGTTAAATGGTACACGTCAGAAGGTGAAGAATACGCTGAAGTAACTGCGCATGACTTTGTTACTGGATTGAAACACGTAGCTGATGGCAAATCAGACGGTGTCACTCTTATTCAAAACTCAATTAAGGGCTTGAATGAATATATGACTGGTGAGACTAACGACTTCTCAACAGTTGGAGTTAAGGCAGTGGATGATTATACTGTTGAGTACACTCTAAACGCACCTGAAACTTTCTGGAATTCCAAAGTAACTTCAGCAACTATGTTGCCAGTAAATGAAGAATTTCTCAAAGCATCAGGTAAAAATTACGGAACGGTCAGCCCAGCAGGTATTCTTTATAATGGTCCATATATCCTGAAGACATTGACTTCAAAATCTTTAATCGAATATGAAAAGAACCCAAATTATTGGGATAAAGAGAAGGTTAAAATCGAGAAAGTTAAATTAACTTACTATGATGGATCAGACCAAGAATCCTTGATCCGTAGCTTCTCTTCAGGTGTTTACACAACAGCTCGCCTCTTCCCAAGTAGCTCAAACTTTGCTTCTACTTTGGAACAATACGGGGATAAAATTACCTATAGTCCACAGGATTCAACTAGTTACTACTTTACCTTTAACGTAAACCGTCAATCTTTCAATAAGACAGCGAAAACAAGTGAAGAACAGAAAACTTCTACAAAAGAAGCAATGCTGAACAAGGACTTCCGTCAAGCCATCAACTTTGCCTTCAACCGTCATTCTTATGCTGCCCAACTCAATGGTGAAGATGGTGCGGACAAGATTATTCGTAACAGCTTAGTACCAGATAACTTTGTACAATCTGGTGGTAAAAACTTTGGTGATATCGCTCAAAAAGAATTGGTCAACTATGGAGACCAATGGAAAGGTGTTGAGCTCGTCGACGGAAAAGATACCATCTACAATCCTGACAAAGCCAAAGCTTCATTTGAAAAAGCTAAGAAAGAGTTGGAAGCAAAAGGTGTAACCTTCCCAATTCACTTGGATGTCCCAGTTGAACAGACAAATACAATTGCTGTTCAGCAAAGCAATTCCTTCAAGCAATCAATCGAATCAACTCTTGGTTCTGAAAATGTCGTCATCGATGTCCTTCAAATGACTGACAATGAAAAGGAAAGTATTACATCACAAGCGCGTGTTCCTGCTCAAAAAGACTATGATTTGAATAATACTGGATGGGCTCCAAGTTATCAAGACCCAGCAAGTTATCTCAATATCATGGATCCTAAGACCGGTTCTGCTATGAAACACCTTGGTATTACTAAAGGAAAAGACAAGGAAGTAGTAGCTCAACTTGGTTTAGACCAATATAAGAAACTCCTAGATGATGCAGTTTCTGAGACAAACGATTTGAATAAGAGATATGAAAAATATGCTAAAGCCCAAGCTTGGCTCACAGATAGCTCTCTCTTGATACCGACAGCCTCATCAGGTGGTTCACCAGTTGTCAGCAACATCGTTCCTTTCTCAAAACCATACTCACAAGTTGGTATTAAGGGTGATCCATACATCTTCAAGGGAATGAAATTGCAAAAAGAGATTGTAACTGCTAAAGAATATCAAGCAGCTCTTGAAAAATGGCAAAAAGAAAAATTGGAATCAAACAATAAATACCAAAAAGAACTAGAAAGTCATGTCAAATAA
- a CDS encoding branched-chain amino acid aminotransferase, with the protein MTVTIDWENLGFSYMKLPYRYIAYFKDGQWTQGELTEDATLHISESSPSLHYGQQAFEGLKAYRTKDGSIQLFRPDENAKRLQRTCDRLLMPQVPTEMFVEACKAVVRANEEYVPPYGTGGTLYLRPLLIGVGDIIGVKPAEEYIFTIFAMPVGNYFKGGLVPTNFLIQDEYDRAAPNGTGAAKVGGNYAASLLPGKMAKSRRFSDVIYLDPSTHTKIEEVGSANFFGITTDNEFVTPLSPSILPSITKYSLLYLAEHRLGLKPVEGDVPIDSLDRFVEAGACGTAAVISPIGGIQHGDDFHVFYSETEVGPVTRKLYDELTGIQFGDIEAPEGWIVKVD; encoded by the coding sequence ATGACAGTTACGATCGATTGGGAAAATCTCGGTTTTTCCTATATGAAACTACCTTATCGTTATATCGCTTATTTTAAAGATGGACAATGGACTCAAGGAGAATTAACAGAAGATGCGACCTTGCATATCTCAGAATCATCTCCAAGTCTTCACTATGGACAACAAGCATTTGAAGGATTGAAAGCCTATCGTACAAAGGATGGCAGTATTCAACTCTTCCGTCCAGATGAAAATGCTAAGCGTCTGCAACGCACCTGTGATCGTCTTTTGATGCCTCAAGTTCCAACAGAAATGTTTGTAGAGGCTTGTAAAGCCGTTGTTCGTGCTAATGAGGAATACGTACCACCTTATGGAACTGGTGGAACCCTCTACCTCCGTCCACTCTTGATTGGTGTTGGAGATATCATTGGGGTAAAACCAGCTGAGGAGTATATTTTTACCATCTTTGCTATGCCAGTTGGAAATTACTTTAAGGGTGGATTGGTTCCAACGAATTTCTTGATTCAAGATGAGTATGACCGTGCTGCACCAAATGGAACAGGGGCTGCCAAGGTCGGTGGGAACTATGCAGCTAGTCTTTTGCCAGGAAAAATGGCTAAATCCCGTCGTTTCTCAGATGTTATTTATCTTGACCCTTCAACTCACACCAAGATTGAAGAAGTTGGTTCAGCAAACTTCTTTGGAATTACAACTGATAATGAGTTTGTAACCCCATTGAGTCCGTCAATCTTGCCATCGATTACCAAGTACTCATTACTTTATTTGGCAGAGCATCGTTTGGGCTTGAAGCCTGTTGAGGGAGATGTACCAATTGATAGTCTGGATCGATTTGTAGAAGCAGGTGCCTGCGGTACTGCGGCAGTTATCTCACCAATTGGAGGAATCCAACATGGTGATGACTTCCACGTTTTCTACAGTGAGACAGAGGTTGGTCCAGTGACTCGTAAACTATACGATGAATTGACAGGTATTCAATTTGGTGACATTGAAGCACCAGAAGGTTGGATTGTAAAAGTAGATTAA
- the parC gene encoding DNA topoisomerase IV subunit A, which produces MSNIQNMSLEDIMGERFGRYSKYIIQDRALPDIRDGLKPVQRRILYSMNKDGNTFDKSYRKSAKSVGNIMGNFHPHGDSSIYDAMVRMSQDWKNREILVEMHGNNGSMDGDPPAAMRYTEARLSEIAGYLLQDIEKKTVPFAWNFDDTEKEPTVLPAAFPNLLVNGSTGISAGYATDIPPHNLAEVIDATVYMIDHPTAKVDKLMEFLPGPDFPTGAIIQGRDEIKKAYETGKGRVVVRSKTEIEKLKGGKEQIVITEIPYEINKANLVKKIDEVRVNNKVAGIAEVRDESDRDGLRIAIELKKDANTELVLNYLFKYTDLQINYNFNMVAIDNFTPRQVGIVPILSSYIAHRREVILARSRFDKEKAEKRLHIVEGLIRVISILDEVIALIRASENKADAKENLKVSYDFTEEQAEAIVTLQLYRLTNTDVVVLQEEEAELREKIAMLAAIIGDERTMYNLMKKELREVKKKFATPRLSSLEDTAKVIEIDTASLISEEDTYVSVTKAGYIKRTSPRSFAASTLEEIGKRDDDRLLFIQSVKTTQHLLIFTTLGNVIYRPVHELADIRWKDIGEHLSQTITNFETNEEVLYVEVVDQFEDATTYFAATRLGQIKRVERKEFSPWRTYRSKSVKYAKLKDNTDQIVAVAPIKLDDVLLISRNGYALRFNIEEVPVIGAKAAGVKAMNLKADDVIQAAFICNTSSFYLLTHRGSLKRVSIEEIPATSRANRGLQVLRELKSKPHRVFLAGAVSEQGFIGDLFSTEVEDGEQTLVIQSNNGTTYEAILQYLNLSERTSNGSFISDSISDEEVFDAYLKEIFKEIKEN; this is translated from the coding sequence ATGAGTAATATCCAAAACATGTCCTTAGAGGACATCATGGGAGAGCGCTTTGGTCGCTACTCCAAATACATCATTCAAGACCGGGCTTTGCCAGACATTCGGGATGGATTGAAGCCGGTTCAACGCCGTATTCTTTATTCTATGAATAAGGATGGCAATACTTTTGACAAGAGCTACCGTAAGTCGGCTAAGTCTGTCGGAAATATCATGGGGAATTTCCACCCACACGGGGATTCTTCTATCTATGACGCCATGGTTCGTATGTCTCAGGACTGGAAAAACCGTGAGATTCTAGTTGAAATGCACGGTAATAATGGTTCGATGGACGGAGATCCGCCTGCGGCAATGCGTTATACAGAGGCTCGTTTGTCTGAGATTGCAGGCTATCTCCTTCAAGATATCGAGAAAAAGACAGTTCCCTTTGCTTGGAACTTTGACGATACAGAGAAAGAGCCAACTGTCTTGCCAGCAGCTTTTCCGAATCTTTTGGTCAATGGTTCAACTGGGATTTCAGCTGGGTATGCCACAGATATTCCACCGCATAATTTGGCTGAGGTTATCGATGCGACAGTCTACATGATTGATCACCCAACTGCCAAGGTTGATAAGCTCATGGAATTCTTGCCTGGACCAGACTTCCCTACAGGAGCCATTATTCAAGGACGAGACGAAATCAAAAAGGCCTATGAAACTGGTAAAGGGCGCGTGGTTGTTCGTTCTAAGACTGAAATCGAGAAACTGAAAGGTGGTAAGGAGCAAATCGTTATCACTGAGATTCCCTATGAGATTAATAAGGCTAACTTGGTCAAGAAAATAGATGAAGTCCGTGTCAATAATAAGGTGGCAGGTATCGCTGAAGTTCGAGATGAGTCTGACCGTGACGGTCTTCGTATTGCTATCGAACTCAAGAAAGATGCGAACACTGAGCTTGTTCTCAACTATCTTTTCAAGTATACTGACTTGCAAATCAACTACAACTTCAACATGGTAGCGATTGACAATTTCACCCCTCGTCAGGTTGGAATTGTGCCTATCTTATCTAGCTATATTGCCCACCGTCGTGAGGTCATCTTGGCACGTTCTCGCTTTGACAAGGAAAAGGCTGAAAAACGTCTCCATATCGTGGAAGGTTTGATTCGTGTCATCTCTATTTTAGATGAAGTCATTGCTCTTATCCGTGCTTCTGAGAACAAGGCTGATGCCAAAGAGAACCTCAAGGTCAGTTATGATTTTACTGAAGAGCAGGCTGAAGCTATTGTTACCTTGCAACTATACCGTTTGACCAATACAGACGTAGTTGTCTTGCAGGAAGAAGAAGCAGAACTTCGCGAAAAAATTGCTATGCTGGCAGCAATCATTGGTGACGAAAGGACTATGTATAATCTCATGAAGAAAGAACTTCGTGAGGTTAAGAAGAAATTTGCGACACCTCGTTTGAGTTCTTTAGAAGACACAGCAAAAGTCATTGAGATTGATACAGCTAGTTTGATTTCTGAAGAAGATACATACGTCAGCGTAACTAAAGCAGGCTACATTAAACGTACTAGTCCACGTTCTTTTGCAGCTTCAACACTTGAAGAGATTGGTAAACGGGATGATGACCGATTACTATTTATCCAATCTGTCAAGACAACTCAACATCTCTTAATCTTTACAACACTAGGAAATGTAATCTACCGTCCTGTCCATGAATTAGCAGATATTCGTTGGAAGGATATCGGGGAGCACTTGAGCCAAACGATTACAAACTTTGAAACCAATGAAGAAGTGCTATACGTAGAAGTTGTGGATCAGTTTGAAGATGCGACAACCTACTTTGCAGCGACCCGCCTTGGTCAAATCAAACGTGTCGAACGCAAAGAATTCTCTCCATGGAGAACCTATCGCTCTAAGTCTGTCAAATATGCTAAGTTGAAAGATAATACTGATCAGATTGTAGCAGTAGCTCCGATTAAACTGGATGATGTTCTCTTGATTAGTCGAAACGGTTATGCCCTCCGCTTTAACATCGAAGAAGTGCCAGTTATCGGTGCCAAAGCTGCAGGTGTCAAAGCCATGAATCTCAAAGCAGATGATGTGATACAAGCAGCCTTTATCTGCAACACTTCATCTTTCTATCTTTTGACGCATCGTGGAAGTCTTAAGCGCGTTTCGATTGAGGAAATTCCAGCAACCAGTCGTGCTAATCGTGGTCTTCAAGTCCTTAGAGAATTGAAGAGTAAACCACATCGTGTCTTCCTTGCTGGTGCAGTATCAGAGCAAGGATTTATTGGAGATCTCTTTAGTACAGAAGTAGAAGATGGCGAGCAAACGCTTGTCATCCAATCAAATAATGGAACGACTTACGAAGCAATCCTACAATATTTGAATCTATCGGAACGCACAAGCAATGGAAGCTTCATTTCAGATAGCATTTCTGATGAAGAAGTTTTTGATGCTTATCTCAAAGAAATCTTTAAAGAAATCAAAGAAAATTAA
- a CDS encoding aminoglycoside 6-adenylyltransferase, translating to MRNDQEMLALILQIAKKLQVDAVALSGSRTNQKIQKDDFQDYDVVYIVDGLDYLTSDLSWLDQFGKRIIEQHNVLDHRHLYLMLFEDGNRIDLTLCPKEHIKEWVDSEADFTVLNDPQGLFVPYAPTPKRYWTSPTSATDFDKSCNEFWWVSAYVVKGICRKQLLYATDHLYGICQQELLKILAWKVASDRGAVDIGKNYKYLFNYLPSEKEKEFFALLDFSSLDKITQSLLATMEFFHQEAQYLAQKMGFDYDMEVAEKMIQYAEEKLPNHSVNKEHKL from the coding sequence ATGAGAAATGACCAGGAAATGCTTGCCCTGATTTTACAAATAGCTAAAAAGTTACAGGTTGATGCTGTGGCTCTATCTGGTTCGCGTACAAACCAAAAGATTCAAAAAGATGATTTTCAAGACTATGATGTTGTCTATATTGTGGATGGCTTAGATTATCTGACGAGTGACCTTTCTTGGTTGGACCAGTTTGGCAAGCGCATCATTGAGCAGCATAACGTACTTGACCATCGCCATCTGTACCTCATGCTCTTTGAAGATGGCAATCGGATCGATTTGACCCTCTGCCCCAAAGAGCACATCAAAGAGTGGGTGGATAGTGAAGCAGATTTCACGGTGCTGAATGACCCGCAGGGGCTCTTTGTCCCTTATGCACCGACGCCTAAGCGCTATTGGACGTCACCAACCAGTGCGACTGACTTTGACAAATCTTGCAATGAATTTTGGTGGGTGTCAGCCTACGTGGTCAAAGGAATTTGTCGTAAGCAACTTCTCTATGCGACTGACCATCTCTACGGTATTTGCCAGCAAGAACTCTTGAAAATCTTAGCTTGGAAGGTCGCAAGTGATAGAGGTGCTGTCGACATCGGTAAGAACTACAAGTACCTCTTTAACTACTTGCCTTCTGAGAAGGAGAAGGAATTCTTTGCTCTTCTTGATTTCTCAAGTTTAGACAAAATTACTCAGTCTTTATTAGCAACCATGGAATTTTTCCACCAGGAAGCTCAATATCTTGCTCAAAAGATGGGATTTGACTATGATATGGAAGTAGCTGAGAAGATGATTCAGTATGCTGAGGAAAAACTTCCTAATCACTCAGTAAATAAAGAACACAAATTATAA
- the parE gene encoding DNA topoisomerase IV subunit B — protein sequence MSKKEININNYNDDAIQVLEGLDAVRKRPGMYIGSTDGAGLHHLVWEIVDNAVDEALSGFGDRIDVTINKDGSLTVQDHGRGMPTGMHAMGIPTVEVIFTILHAGGKFGQGGYKTSGGLHGVGSSVVNALSSWLEVEITRDGAVYKQRFENGGKPVTTLKKVGTAPKSKTGTKVTFMPDASIFSTTDFKYNTISERLNESAFLLKNVTLSLTDKRTDEAIEFHYENGVQDFVSYLNEDKETLTPVLYFEGEDNGFQVEVALQYNDGFSDNILSFVNNVRTKDGGTHETGLKSAITKVMNDYARKTGLLKEKDKNLEGSDYREGLAAVLSILVPEEHLQFEGQTKDKLGSPLARPVVDGIVADKLTFFLMENGELASNLIRKAIKARDAREAARKARDESRNGKKNKKDKGLLSGKLTPAQSKNPAKNELYLVEGDSAGGSAKQGRDRKFQAILPLRGKVINTAKAKMADILKNEEINTMIYTIGAGVGADFSLEDANYDKIIIMTDADTDGAHIQTLLLTFFYRYMRPLVEAGHVYIALPPLYKMSKGKGKKEEVAYAWTDGELEELRKQFGKGATLQRYKGLGEMNADQLWETTMNPETRTLIRVTIEDLARAERRVNVLMGDKVEPRRKWIEDNVKFTLEESGEMVF from the coding sequence GTGTCAAAAAAGGAAATCAATATTAACAATTATAATGATGACGCCATTCAGGTGCTAGAAGGGTTGGATGCGGTCCGTAAACGTCCAGGGATGTATATCGGATCGACCGATGGTGCTGGTCTCCACCACCTAGTCTGGGAAATCGTCGATAATGCGGTCGATGAAGCTCTGTCTGGGTTCGGCGATCGTATTGATGTGACCATTAATAAAGACGGCAGTTTAACGGTTCAAGACCACGGACGTGGAATGCCGACTGGGATGCACGCTATGGGAATTCCAACTGTTGAGGTTATCTTTACTATCCTTCACGCCGGAGGGAAATTCGGTCAGGGTGGTTATAAGACATCAGGAGGTCTTCACGGGGTTGGATCTTCTGTCGTCAATGCCCTCTCTAGTTGGCTAGAGGTAGAAATTACTCGTGATGGGGCTGTTTACAAACAACGCTTTGAAAATGGTGGCAAGCCAGTTACGACTCTTAAAAAGGTGGGGACAGCACCCAAGTCTAAGACAGGTACTAAGGTTACCTTCATGCCGGATGCTAGTATCTTTTCTACGACTGACTTCAAGTACAATACCATTTCAGAGCGCCTCAATGAGTCAGCTTTTCTCTTGAAGAATGTAACCTTGTCATTAACGGACAAGCGAACAGATGAAGCAATCGAATTCCACTATGAGAATGGAGTACAGGACTTTGTTTCTTATCTCAATGAAGACAAGGAAACCTTGACGCCAGTCCTTTACTTTGAAGGAGAAGACAATGGTTTCCAAGTAGAAGTAGCCCTCCAGTATAATGATGGATTCTCAGATAACATCTTGTCCTTTGTCAATAACGTCCGTACCAAAGACGGTGGAACGCATGAGACAGGACTCAAGTCTGCCATTACCAAAGTCATGAATGACTATGCGCGAAAAACTGGCCTTCTCAAAGAAAAAGATAAAAACCTAGAAGGTTCAGATTACCGTGAAGGATTAGCGGCAGTTCTTTCCATCCTTGTTCCGGAAGAACACCTTCAGTTTGAAGGACAGACCAAGGATAAACTGGGAAGTCCCCTTGCTCGTCCCGTTGTAGATGGGATTGTAGCTGATAAGTTGACCTTCTTCCTCATGGAAAATGGGGAATTAGCTTCAAATCTGATTCGTAAAGCTATCAAGGCGCGTGATGCCCGTGAAGCGGCTCGTAAGGCGCGTGATGAGAGCCGAAATGGCAAGAAAAACAAAAAAGATAAGGGATTGCTTTCTGGGAAATTAACGCCAGCCCAGTCTAAAAATCCAGCTAAGAATGAACTTTACCTAGTCGAGGGTGATTCTGCCGGTGGATCTGCTAAACAAGGACGTGATCGTAAGTTCCAGGCTATTTTGCCTCTTCGTGGTAAGGTCATCAATACAGCCAAAGCCAAAATGGCAGATATCCTCAAAAATGAAGAAATCAACACTATGATTTATACCATCGGTGCCGGTGTAGGAGCAGACTTCTCCCTTGAAGATGCCAACTATGATAAGATCATTATCATGACCGATGCGGACACCGATGGTGCCCACATTCAAACCCTTCTCTTAACCTTCTTTTATCGCTACATGCGTCCACTAGTCGAGGCAGGACACGTCTATATCGCCCTTCCGCCTCTTTACAAGATGTCCAAAGGTAAAGGCAAAAAAGAAGAAGTGGCCTATGCTTGGACTGATGGAGAGCTAGAAGAACTTCGCAAACAGTTTGGTAAAGGCGCTACCCTTCAACGCTATAAAGGTCTTGGTGAAATGAATGCGGACCAACTCTGGGAAACAACTATGAATCCAGAGACTCGAACTCTCATTCGTGTCACGATCGAAGACTTAGCACGCGCAGAACGCCGCGTCAATGTCCTCATGGGTGATAAGGTTGAACCACGTCGTAAGTGGATTGAAGATAATGTCAAATTTACGCTGGAAGAGAGTGGGGAGATGGTGTTTTGA
- a CDS encoding amino acid ABC transporter substrate-binding protein → MNLKKISLVLVFFLAFFLVGCTQKASDPKVDNWDKYQQQGSITIGFDNTFVPMGFEEKNGQYVGFDIDLAQAVSEKLGFKVQFQPIDWDMKETELQNGTIDAIWNGYSATDERREKVAFTIPYMENQQVLVSKKSQNIQSVSDMKNKILGAQAGSSGYLDFEAQPELLKNIVKDQKANQYQSFNEALIDLQNDRIDALLIDRVYANYYLETEGILDQYEIFPAGFESESFAVGVRPADKTLLANLNQAFVELYQEGKFQEISQKWFGEDIATSQVKGKEN, encoded by the coding sequence ATGAATCTAAAGAAAATCAGTCTTGTTTTGGTATTCTTTCTGGCTTTTTTCCTAGTAGGATGTACGCAAAAAGCTAGTGATCCCAAAGTCGATAATTGGGATAAATACCAACAACAAGGAAGCATTACTATTGGATTTGACAATACCTTTGTTCCTATGGGCTTTGAAGAAAAGAATGGGCAATATGTCGGATTTGATATTGACTTAGCCCAGGCTGTTTCTGAGAAACTGGGGTTCAAGGTACAGTTTCAACCCATTGATTGGGATATGAAGGAAACAGAACTTCAAAACGGCACTATTGATGCTATCTGGAATGGATATTCAGCGACTGATGAACGCCGTGAAAAGGTTGCTTTTACCATTCCCTACATGGAAAATCAACAAGTTCTCGTCTCTAAAAAATCGCAAAATATCCAGTCGGTTTCGGATATGAAAAATAAGATTTTGGGAGCCCAAGCAGGTTCTTCTGGTTATCTAGATTTTGAAGCTCAGCCAGAACTCTTGAAAAACATTGTAAAAGATCAGAAAGCCAACCAATATCAGAGTTTTAATGAAGCCTTGATTGACTTGCAAAATGATCGGATTGATGCCCTTTTAATTGACCGTGTTTACGCCAATTATTATCTTGAAACTGAAGGAATTTTAGACCAGTATGAGATTTTCCCAGCTGGTTTTGAGAGTGAGTCTTTTGCAGTTGGAGTAAGACCAGCAGATAAGACCTTGTTAGCAAATTTGAATCAAGCTTTTGTGGAACTCTATCAAGAAGGTAAATTCCAAGAAATTAGCCAAAAATGGTTTGGTGAAGATATAGCAACAAGCCAAGTTAAAGGAAAAGAAAACTGA
- a CDS encoding amino acid ABC transporter ATP-binding protein: protein MLELRNISKKFGKKEILSNFSLTISEKQILAIVGPSGGGKTTLLRMLAGLETIDSGEIFYNGESLPLDELEKRHLLGFVFQDFQLFPHLSVMENLILSPIKTMGMSETDAKKKAVDLLTRLGLEAHADAYPYSLSGGQKQRVALARAMMIDPEVIGYDEPTSALDPELRLEVEKLILQNRELGMTQIVVTHDLQFAENIADQILKVEPK from the coding sequence ATGTTAGAATTAAGAAATATCAGCAAAAAATTTGGGAAAAAAGAAATTTTATCCAATTTCAGTTTAACAATTTCTGAAAAGCAAATTTTGGCCATTGTTGGCCCTTCTGGTGGTGGGAAGACTACCTTGCTTAGAATGTTAGCTGGACTTGAGACCATTGATTCAGGAGAGATTTTTTATAATGGAGAATCCCTACCTTTGGATGAACTTGAAAAGCGCCACTTGTTAGGTTTTGTTTTTCAAGATTTTCAGCTTTTTCCTCACTTATCCGTTATGGAAAACTTGATTTTGTCACCTATCAAGACTATGGGGATGTCTGAAACAGATGCAAAGAAGAAGGCGGTCGACTTATTAACTCGTCTGGGACTCGAAGCTCATGCAGATGCTTATCCATACTCATTATCTGGTGGTCAAAAGCAACGGGTTGCCTTAGCGCGCGCTATGATGATAGATCCTGAAGTGATTGGTTATGACGAACCAACTTCAGCCCTTGACCCAGAGTTGCGTCTCGAGGTTGAAAAACTGATCCTACAAAATCGAGAATTAGGCATGACTCAAATTGTCGTGACTCACGATCTCCAGTTTGCAGAGAATATTGCTGATCAGATTCTCAAAGTAGAGCCTAAGTAG
- a CDS encoding amino acid ABC transporter permease, producing the protein MSYLFEILPSLLSGATMTIQVFALVLLFSIPLGILIAFCLQVHWKPLHYIIDVYIWVMRGTPLLLQLIFIYYVLPSIGIRLDRVPAAIIAFTLNYAAYFAEIFRGGIATIPQGQYEAAKVLKFNPIDTVRYIILPQVTKIVLPSVFNEVMSLVKDTSLVYALGISDLILASRTAANRDASLIPMFLAGAIYLLMIGIVTILAKKLEKKFSYYR; encoded by the coding sequence ATGTCTTATTTATTCGAGATATTACCAAGTTTATTGAGCGGTGCTACAATGACTATACAAGTTTTTGCACTGGTCTTGCTCTTTTCAATCCCTTTAGGTATTTTGATTGCCTTTTGCTTACAGGTCCATTGGAAACCCCTCCATTACATAATTGATGTTTATATCTGGGTGATGCGTGGGACACCCTTACTTTTGCAACTAATTTTTATTTATTATGTCCTACCAAGTATCGGAATTCGATTGGACCGGGTGCCAGCAGCTATTATTGCTTTTACGCTTAATTATGCAGCCTACTTTGCAGAAATATTCCGTGGAGGAATTGCAACGATTCCTCAGGGGCAATACGAAGCAGCCAAGGTTTTGAAATTTAATCCTATCGATACCGTTCGCTATATCATCTTGCCACAGGTGACCAAGATTGTCTTACCAAGTGTATTTAACGAGGTTATGAGTTTAGTTAAGGATACTTCTTTGGTCTATGCATTGGGTATTTCAGATTTAATCCTAGCCAGTCGTACTGCAGCCAATAGAGATGCTAGTTTGATTCCAATGTTTCTAGCAGGAGCTATTTATCTGCTTATGATTGGTATCGTTACAATTTTAGCTAAGAAACTTGAGAAGAAGTTCAGCTACTATAGATAG